Proteins encoded together in one Lysobacterales bacterium window:
- the fabG gene encoding 3-oxoacyl-ACP reductase FabG has protein sequence MQINLQGEIALVTGASRGIGAAIADTLARAGAKVIGTATSESGAAAISERMAALGGVGRVLDVGSSTSVDALVDAVSKEFGAISVLVNNAGITRDGLLMRMKDEDWQAILDTNLSSVYRTSKATMRGMMKARKGRIISIASVIGVMGNAGQANYAAAKAGIIGFSKSLAKEIGSRGITVNVVAPGFIETDMTRALPEENKKAMMDAIALGRFGAPEDIANAVLFLASPLAAYITGETLHVNGGMHRGGGGGGGGGGGGGGGGGGGGGLGRPPGGGGAPGPAPAGAPGGAAPRRGPAPGGGAAGRGPRAGGPPARGRPRGPRPPAAPPPGGGGGGGGGGGAARARGGGRGAGGGRAGGGGARGAGGGGRAPRGGGARGGGGGGAGRGAPAGAGRAGRAGPPPPRPGRGGGGGGRRPGARRGGGGGGGGGAGGGGGGGGGGGGGGGGGGGGGGGGGGGGGGGGGGGGGGGGEGLSAHHTPPLQRVFEPKPNLCSTMRAAFNPGPPPGFSIPEVSKQ, from the coding sequence ATGCAGATCAATCTTCAAGGCGAGATCGCGCTCGTCACCGGCGCCAGCCGCGGCATCGGCGCGGCCATCGCGGACACGCTGGCCCGAGCCGGCGCGAAAGTCATCGGCACCGCCACCAGCGAATCCGGTGCGGCTGCGATCAGTGAACGCATGGCCGCGCTCGGCGGCGTCGGGCGCGTGCTCGATGTCGGCAGCAGCACGTCGGTGGATGCACTGGTCGACGCGGTCAGCAAGGAATTCGGCGCGATCAGTGTTCTGGTCAACAACGCCGGCATCACTCGCGATGGTCTTTTGATGCGCATGAAGGACGAGGACTGGCAAGCGATCCTCGATACCAACCTGAGTTCGGTTTACCGCACCAGCAAGGCAACGATGCGCGGCATGATGAAGGCGCGCAAGGGGCGCATCATCTCGATCGCTTCCGTGATCGGCGTGATGGGCAATGCCGGCCAGGCCAACTACGCGGCGGCCAAGGCCGGCATCATCGGCTTCTCCAAGTCGCTGGCGAAGGAGATCGGCAGCCGCGGCATCACCGTCAACGTGGTCGCGCCCGGCTTCATCGAAACCGACATGACCCGTGCGTTGCCGGAAGAGAACAAGAAGGCGATGATGGATGCGATCGCGCTCGGCCGCTTCGGTGCGCCCGAAGACATCGCCAACGCCGTGCTGTTCCTCGCCTCGCCGCTGGCCGCCTACATCACCGGCGAGACTTTGCACGTGAATGGCGGCATGCACAGGGGGGGGGGGGGGGGGGGGGGGGGGGGGGGGGGGGGGGGGGGGGGGGGGGGGGGGGGGGGTGGTCTGGGGCGGCCCCCCGGGGGGGGGGGGGCGCCGGGGCCGGCGCCCGCGGGGGCCCCCGGGGGGGCCGCCCCCCGCCGGGGCCCGGCCCCGGGGGGCGGGGCCGCCGGCCGGGGGCCGCGCGCGGGCGGGCCCCCCGCCCGGGGGCGCCCCCGGGGCCCCCGCCCCCCCGCGGCCCCCCCCCCTGGGGGGGGGGGGGGGGGGGGGGGGGGGGGGGGCGCGGCGCGCGCGCGGGGGGGGGGCCGGGGGGCGGGGGGGGGGCGGGCGGGGGGGGGCGGGGCGCGGGGCGCGGGGGGGGGGGGGCGCGCGCCCCGCGGGGGCGGGGCGCGGGGGGGCGGGGGGGGGGGGGCGGGCCGGGGGGCGCCCGCGGGGGCGGGGCGCGCGGGGCGGGCGGGGCCGCCGCCCCCGCGCCCGGGGCGGGGGGGGGGGGGGGGCGGGCGGCGGCCGGGGGCGCGCCGCGGGGGCGGGGGGGGGGGGGGGGGGGGGGCCGGGGGGGGGGGGGGGGGGGGGGGGGGGGGGGGGGGGGGGGGGGGGGGGGGGGGGGGGGGGGGGGGGGGGGGGGGGGGGGGGGGGGGGGGGGGGGGGGGGGGGGGGGGGGGGGGGGGGGGGGAAGGTCTGAGCGCGCACCATACGCCCCCGCTCCAACGTGTGTTTGAGCCAAAGCCGAATCTTTGCTCTACAATGCGCGCCGCTTTCAACCCCGGACCTCCTCCGGGGTTTTCCATCCCGGAGGTTTCAAAGCAATGA